A stretch of DNA from Bactrocera neohumeralis isolate Rockhampton chromosome 6, APGP_CSIRO_Bneo_wtdbg2-racon-allhic-juicebox.fasta_v2, whole genome shotgun sequence:
CGGCGGAGTGGGCAATCGAGTGAGCTGAGTAGCTGCTGGCGTAGGGAGCGACGTAACCAGCATATCCGGCAGTGTAGCCGAGGGGTGCGGAGTAAGCAGTGGTGACTGGAGCGGCATAGGCAGCAGCAACTGGGGCAGCGGCTAAAGGAGCGGAGTAAGCCAATGGAGCAGCCAAGAGACCGGGCTTAGCAGCACCGAAAGCGACAGCGAAGAGAGCCAAGAAGCAGACAGcaaactgttaaaaataataatataatacaatttatttaattggcaTAACTTAATACAAGTCAAATCTTAAACTTACCAATTTGaacattttgttaagttttagtttttgaacTTCTTTGCAAGCGAAGAGGTAAACGAATTGTGATATCAGTATCTAAGAAACCACTtgcttttatacaaaattcgATATTTACTAATTGAAGTACATGAATACCCGAAAGTGTGGTAAGAAACGATTTTGTAATACTAAGTAGGCATTCACGTGTCACTCTTTGCAGTTGACATTGATTATAAACACAGCGGCCTAGGTTGAGTTGCGAACTCCAAAACTTTTTCTATAGTACAGTCTACACGTGAAAACTCGAACTAATGCAAACCACCATACTCGTTCGAGTCTTcaaatgttttgtattttttttttgttgttattaggtttttaaactctcgcaacaaagttgctaaggagagtattatagttttgtccacataacggttgtttgtaagtaataaaactaaaagagtcagatatagggttatatataccaaagtgatcagggcgacgagtagagttgaaatccggatgtctgtctgtccgtccgtctgtctgtccgtctgtccgtccgtccgtccgtacaagctgtaacttgagtaaaaattgagatatcatgatgaaacttggtacacgtatttgttggctccataagaatgttaagttcgaagatgggcaaaatcggcccactgccacgctcacaaaatggcagaaaccgaaaacctataaagtgtcataactaagccataaataaagatattaaagtgaaatttagcagaaaggatcgcattagggagaagcatatttggacgtaatttttttggaaaagtgggcgtagccccgccccctactaagttttttgtacatatctcggaaactactatagctatgtcaaccaaatcctatagagtcatttccttcaggcatttccatatacagtaaaaaaatggaataaatcggataataacctcgcccacctcccatacaaaggttatgttgaaaatcaccaaaagtgcgttaaccgactagcaaaaaacgtcagaaacactaaattttaaggaaaaaatggcagaaggaagctgcacccagcctttttttaaaaattgaaaatgggcgtggcgtcgcccacttatggactaaaaaccatacctcaggaactactagaccgatttcaatgaaattcggtatataatattttcttaacaccctgatcacatgtacgaaatatgggtgaaatcggttcacaaccacgccttcttccaatataacgctattttgaattccatctgatgccttctctgtataatatatccatacattaggaaccaatgatgatagcggaataaaactttacacaaatacggtatttgaaaaatatgtaaatgactgataatgaaatctcgattatcactttatcgtgcgagagtataaaatgttcagtgacacccgaacttagcccttccttcttcttcttcttaattggcgtagacaccgcttacgcgattatagccgagttaacaacagcgcgccagtcgtttcttcttttcgctgcgtggcgccaattggatattccaagcgaagccagggcttctccacttggtccttccaacggagtggaggtcttcctcttcctctgcttcccccggcgggtactgcgtcgaatactttcagagctggagtgttttcatccatccggacaacatgacctagccagcgtagccgctgtcttttaattcgctgaactatgtcaatgtcgtcatatatctcgtacagctcatcgttccatcggatctttcgcagaatttttctctcgaaaactcgtaacgtcgactcatcggttgcagTCATCgaccaagcctctgcaccatatagcaggacgggaattatgagcgacttatagagtttagcttttgttcgtcgagagaggactttacttttcaattgcctactcagtccgaagtagcacctgttggcaagagcaatcctgcgttggatttccaggctgacattattagtggtgttaatgctggttcctaaatagacgaaattatctacaacttcaaagttatgactgtcaacagtgacgtgagagccaagtcgcgagtgcgacgactgtttgtttgatgacaggagatatttcgttttgccctcgttcactaccagacccattttctgtgcttccttgtccagcctggagaaagcagaactaactgcgcgggtgttgaggccgatgagcccttccttacttgtttatatttgaCCTACTTCAAATACGGTCTTTTCGTGGAGTGAATGTGCACATTCATTTTTCTTGTGCTAATTCTTTCAACGATGGCCCACTGTAtagttttgctaaaaatttatgTCGCTTCGTCTATCAGGATATACCAAGCTCTATCCAAAAATTTGATAGAAGAAAATGGCTATCAACAGGGAATTTCAATAATGTAACTCTCTTATTCTTATTACGTTTTGATCCATTGGTTGAATCAAAGAAGACATTCCGGAAAAATATCTCTGTCGACCGacttaaaaattgaaagacGGACGTTTCATCATAttattttacaagaaatatcATATTTCCTAAGCTATTAAGATAGGTTGCGCTGGCTTTCACGCCATACATAGACTTGAGCTTCTTTGTAGCGCCAGATGGTggtttgttatttatataagcTGAGGTTTACCATATGTCGTGCAGGACGTCAAAGCTTTTTGCGAAGTTTAGATGACACTTGATACCTAATTCTGATACTTCTTTCAGTCCCTTGAACTATCAAGCTGAAAAATCAGAGGATGTGTTCCAGCGTCTCTATCACGCCTACTTCTTTGTACTTTCTTTGTCATTGCTAAGAATACCCATACGGCGCGCATGTGATGACGGTAAGTTGTGACCTGTGATTAGACCAACAACCGCCTTGCAGTCGTTTCGAGATCGTGTGAGTAGAAAGCTTGCGTGGTTTCCTTCCGTTCCCTTGCACATTATTTTGACGATTCTACATGCCCTTAAGAGGCTATACCATTgtgacactttaaaaaaaaatttctttttcgatagtttatatttccaaaagtaTCCTGTGAAGTCGGCgtggtcgtatcttgaatagtttttggatggcagtgTTTTAAGGAGCGGCAGCTccaaacgacatttttcaaaattgctgacattataactcgaCGAGAAATTGACGGATGTACATCAAATTAAAAACGAGTGttgttgaatacatttactatatgtacagtgacctacgatctttttgaacgacattttcttcaaaattacgccattttgttaattttaaatatttttcaaagatcgtaagtcattgtataggaaatgtctttaagtttaataaactttttgtttcagctactcattcggccggaatcatgtcagcagttgggccacttttttgtttgtacctccgaagacagcacataacttcgttatatttcaatatttttgttaacaaaaactcttaaaatatagctgaaaatataccttattacattcaaagaagttcgaaactTTCAACCGAAcgctttctttcaaaaaattcacgaaaatcgcctaatttttcatgcatcACACTGGTATAACCCCTTAAGGTATTCCATCATATCCTGATCCGTCTGTTAACCCTTTCGGAAACTTCATTGTGCATACCGTCTTTCCTTGATCATATCCTTCTTtgaccataaataaaataatttatatatatattatatagtataaggTACGAGAAAGGTATCCTCAAGAAATTGGGTATACATGCGAACACTGCTACTTACAATTCGCTTAAGGCAATCTATGTTACAcgaatttcaaaatgttttactTTTCCGACATAAGTATTACATTAGCTTAACATGGCAGAGCACCTAAAGTCTGTATCTAGTCttcgtaatttattttattaaagaagaAAGTGATTTAATTTCATAACCTATAGTAAATGCCTAgaccatttttttaatgaagaaatcatgaataaaaaaaaaattaagcttaaatTTCTACTTTATGttttctcatatatgtatgtatttgctataacgtcttttcaattttaattccaTCACAGTCTCATAAATAAAGGTTCAGCAGATTATGTAAAACTTATTTGCGCAACACAGCGACGGCTGGAGCAGCAGCGACCACTGGTGCTGGGGCGGCGACAACTGGAGCGGCGGCATAGGCAGCTGGGAAAGCGGCGGAGTGGGCAATCGAGTGAGCTGAGTAGCTGCTGGCGTAGGGTGCAACGTAACCAGCATATCCGGCAGTGTAGGCGAATGGAGCGGCATAGGCAGCAGCAACTGGGGCAGCGGCTAATGGAGCGGAGTAAGCCAATGGAGCAGCCAAGAGACCGGGCTTAGCAGCACCGAAAGCGACAGCGAAGAGAGCCAAGAAGCAGACTGCGAACTGAATGTGATATTATATAAATgacattatttaattatatcgcaaatgaagttttcaaaCTCACCAATTTGaacattttgttaagtttttgtttttgaacttCTTTGCAGGCGAAGAGTTAAACGAATTGTGGTGTCTATAGCTAAAAAGCCGCTAGCTTTTATACTAAATTCGATATTTACCCGTTGAAGTACATAAATTACCTAAAAGTGTGGTAAAAACGGTTTTGTAATACTAAGTAGGCATTGATGCGCCACTCTTTGCGGTTGACATTGATTATTAAACACTGAGGGCTTCCAAACATTTTCTGTTTATTGCTTAGTTGACTTtggttaatttaaataattgaatttggCTTACATTTAGCTTACTTGAAAGTTTATGAATAGCATAATTCTATATTATACTCGTATCTCCTTTGATTAGGATAATTTAAGATATAATGAAATGTATGTGTATCTGTATGCGGGATTTTCCAATAAGGGTGATATGatttattttcacaaacaaaaaaacagactAACTGTCAAAATAAATTCCATCTTAGAAAGTTCAATTATACAATTAaattctgaatataacatcatttaaATGACCTCCTCGACTTCTTTTGAAGAAACGTGAGTTTGATGAGTTCGAGTACTTTTTTTCACTAATTTAAggtcgtatgtcatgaatagcacgttcaatgttgacttttaaagcttgaagagagtctgatttattgctaaataccaatgatttcaaataaccccatagaagtagtctaatggtgttaaatcgcaACTTCTTGGAGGCTATACAATGTTACAATTTCTTAAAATGATTGAATCTCAAAACTTTACTCGAAATAATTCTCCATCTTGTTGAAGTTAGATATTGTCAAGATCTAATTCTTCCAATTTCGATTATAAAAtcttggttatcatcgatctaccaagcttcatttcgaaagtacggaccgatgattttaacaaaaacaacatcaaactgtcaatttaggtgaatgtaatagtTGTTTAGGTATAATATGTGGATTTTCTATGGACCAGAAaagacagtttttttttattcaccgAACACCTCAGATGAAAATGAGTTTCAtgggagaagatgattttcttaaaaatcgttatcgttttcatgTTGTTTCACAGCAATATCAGCCAATTCACGTCGTTTGCAGTGGACCAATAGCCTCAGTTCTCGAGCGAGGATAATTTTATACTGATGCAATTCcaaaaccttttttaaaatctgtgaggtggtggtttgagacagtcccaaaTCGTGAGAACGCCTTGGAATGGAAAAATTGCGGAAGCAAAGGcttgaaaaaaacaagaaatcagGTAAGACTCCTCGAGATGGTCAGATACGTTCGTATGATAAGtgtcatttttaaatttattgactgTCAACTAGAAAAGCTTGGCATGTTGTCTTATAATTTGGTCAGCTACATCCAAAGTTAGTCGCTCCGTTCTCGGCAGATGTGATTTCAAATACATTATTaagaatgtagaaaaaaaaaattgtaaatttcacaaatcGTTTTCTTTAACTTTACAGGTTCTTAAAACACAAACCCTCTTCACCACTAATCCAATAGATACGGACGCTAGCCGTTCTCTTTGTTTGTAGAAAAGATCTCAGACCACCGTTTTCGCTGGCGTTCTATGTAGCTGTGATGTAGCTAGAAATTCATAATGGCAACTTAGACAACACCAACTcccaaaatgaaaaacttttagaaatgaaattttgtttatcgCCCATGAAAACAACGTAAGCACGGAGTAATAGTCTGAGTAATTAAAGATCTCCGTTAAAGACCTGGTTGAACTGGAACAGTGCAATTTGGGATCTATGAAAAACCTAGAATCAGCACCCATATTTGTCAATAGCGCAAATCTCGAGATTGTCAGACCAAATCTTCGATGTAACTGATATCTACTTTAAGAAGTTGAAGTCGCCTGTATATAATGGAAACGATACTCAAACCATAATGTTTCCGCCAACATGTTTAATGGTATCTATCTGTGTATTTGTGGTTGTAGGCTAGATTTTTCGGCATTCTTATTTGATGAATATGTCGATCAgacttaaatatgtatactttgGTAACGTCATACCAGAGAATGTCATATAATTTCTCATTGGGCCGAAGCACAGATTCTTTAGCAAATTTTAGCCTTTATTGCATTTAACTTCATAAGTTTCATTGGTGGcatgcgtggcattcttcccttttttaaaaaaaatttcaaaatatagcgaatttcttcattattttcactcattttgtAACaactttttggttaaattaagcttaaaatctcacctttcccaCACTAATGGTaagacacaatgtgattggtagcactagaGATATACGAAGGCAACGacatatattgacaaaatatgaaaagactttttcgactaccacaCTAATTCCTGAAAGGTCGCCTGAGATCTAGCCACGCCTACCATATCCTGATCccgacaaaaaattttttgttacgtCCGTGTATATGTTAAGAGTTTCTTTGGACCTTTTTTAGAAGGATTTCAAACTTTCTCTCCTAGACAAAGCGTGATGGTATGTTGTCTACTTTATACACCGATTCCCTATCCAGCTATGTCCGAAGGTTCTTGCAGCTGACTTCGCTGCCGAGCCGTTGTATTCGCTCCAACGATTTTATGTTTTAGATTTCAGCGGCGTAGGTCCATCTCTTCAAAACACCATATGGTAACATTGGCTTGACTATTGCTGCCTAACACCAACGCAAAAGAGCAGCTAATAGGTCCATGTTGACCATAACATCTCCATACATGCGTAGAGAGAACCACTGGCTTTTATCACCTCTCTATCCACATTGAGTTTCCACGTCAGTTTGCTGTACAAAATTACTCACAAAACTTCTTACGATCATTGGAAATTAACTCGTCCTTGTTAGTACAAGGTGCATTCCCAattaaacaggacttaaaaaaaactgaacaaatggtttttcggcaaaataaatttattcaaaatagtctccatcTGCTTCAACACAGCTTTTTACACGGTCCGATAGCAtgttgaacgagtgttttagctcgctggccggtatggccgccagtatgcctgagcaagccttttgaatggcctttccgaaaaagaaaaagtagcacggtgccatatcaggcgaaaacgaggagtggttaatggttaatatgtgatttttagtcaaataaacctccttaatgatgtccttcgaatgttggattctgagcaatttttggtcgtgcACAcgcctttcgtaagcccaaaagttcggtcaaaatgcgataaatcgatgttttgcagatgttcaattctatttccatgaatttcaatgatgatttcggctgatttttaatgaattcacgcacagtttcgatggaatttccggtaatcacgaattttgattggcccacatgtcgatcgtcatttatgtccacACGACCACTTTGACagcgttgaaaccactcgtgctcTCTGCTtagggataggcaatcatcgtcgTAAActggtttcatcaattgaaacgtttcggtaaaagttttaccaattttaaaacaaaatttaatgttggctctttgttcgaagctcattttcgcaccgataacacaaacgtactgacacttaaaacgcaataacttcaattccaatcaatgaaatatcatgaaattctcactggacaatcgatagagatagcagattctaacgcaccagtcgacatatagatggcgccaccagggggcgctagattcaaaaagtcctgtttactttggaacactcctTGTACATATAAGCCCAACCAAAGGCCCTTGTATAAACTTAAGATAATATATTGGGCATATAAAGAAGCAGTCAAGCAGAAAATCggaaattaatatattagaaatatacatTACCGATGTAACTCATATTTATGACTAAATTATGCAATATTTGATAAAACATGTACAACTGAACACGTCtttaaaaaaccacaaaaatcgaCCATATCCATTAATTTATCAGCCGAAAAGTCGAAAAACAATATGTAAGGTATACCTGCTAACATATAAGCTGGGACTGGTTTGATTGCATTAACGTGTGGCATTTCTCAAGCATACAGGGGAAAATGTTTTCAAGCAATTTGGTGAAAATACTTACAGTCAGACTgaaaaatttggcataaatttccaaatatatgCGAGCCAGATGAGTTCGAAGACCAATTTCacattacaataaatatattatatattttatatggtccCCAACATTTCTTTCTGGGTataacaaacttcgtggcaaacttagtgccctattcagggtatactGATCATTAAGATGAGATGAGTTGAATTTTGAATATCACTTTGTTCGTCTGTActgacaaaatatttaaaaattgagatttctTTATACCAAGTTTCTTGAACTATGAATATGCCGATGACCACGCCCATTTTCCCATATCAACTCGTCTTTCAGTCACTAGCCAGATAATCTAAATTGGGcgataattttagtatgctagTGGACTTATATTAAAATCAGTTGAAAAACTTCACATTGCTAGATAGATTGATTATTGAAGgtagaatttattttattgaattttatcgGACAATTCTTTCCACTAAAGTaattttattgaagttatatCGGTCTATATGAGATATCTCCATTAAAGTTTCTGATAATATATACCTTAGTCTAAAGTAATAACCGCCAACATTATGTGCAATTGGTTTGTATCTTTTGCAAGACCGCATACAATAAAACAATCCATTCACTTCTTTCTGGCTAATTCTATAACGGTCCGATATGAAATAACTGAGTATGTTAGCAATATGTGAGTCTGACTTTTTCATTTGGCATAATGTGAATTTATaccataaatgaaaaaaatgaggTCATACTTCCTTTCCATGATCATATCTTCCTTtgactttaaataaaataatttatatatagattatatagAGCGAAAGTGAAAGGTATTCTCGCGAAATTCGGTATACCTGCGAACAATACTACTTACAATTCGCAAATCACGGAATAACTCATACTTGAGACGGTTTGAAATTCGCTTCAGAAATTTAGGttacatgaatttcaataatatcttTACTTTTCCAACATCTTATATTTGTTTAACATGTCAGAACACCTGATGCCTGTGtcttcttaatttattttatagttcaAGAAAGTGATTTCGTTTTAGAAGCTATAGCAAATGCCTAGGCCATTTTTCTTATGCAAAGATgatgaatatgaaaataattaagcTTGGTTTCTactttttgttttcacatatatttgccgtctttttaattataatttcatcaCAGTCTCAAAAATAAAGTTTCATCAATTCAAACTTATTTGCGCAACACGGCGACGGCTGGAGCAGCTGCGACCACTGGTGCTGGGGCGGCGACAACTGGAGCAGCAGCATAGGCAGCTGGGAAAGCGGCGGAGTGAGCAATTGAGTGTGCTGAGTAGCTGCTGGCATAGGGGGCGACGTAGCCGGCATATCCTGCGGTGTAGGCGAGGGGTGCGGAGTAAGCAGCGGCGACTGGAGCGGCATAGGCAGCAGCAACTGGGGCAGCAGCTAAAGGAGCGGAGTAAGCCAATGGGGCAGCCAAGAGACCGGGTTTAGCAGCACCGAAGGCAACAGCGAAGAGAGCCAAGAAGCAGACTGCGAACTGTTGAAAAGAATTAAgtgatattatataattaacattatttaattagattataaataaagttttcaaacttaccaatttgaacattttgctaatttttggtttttgaactTCTTTGCAAGCGAAGAGTTAAACGAATTGTGATGTCTATAGCTAAGAAGCCACTAGCTTTTAtacgaaatttgatatttacCCATTGAGGTACATGAATTTACCAAAAGTGTGGTAAAAACGGTTTTGTAATACTAAGTAGGTATTGATGCGCCACTCTTTGCAGTTGACATTGATTATTTAACACTGAGGTCTTGCAAACATTTTCTGTTTATTGCTTAGTTGACTCTGgttaatttacattatttaaattgGCTTACATTTAAGAGACTTGAAAGTTGacgtatataattttgtattatactTGCTCTGATTAGGCTAATTTAAGGTATAATGTTTAGGGAATGTATGAAAATCTGTATACAgggttttctaataaaaaatgatatgatttctttaaaaaacacaCTATaggttaaggaaattcaaagaattcgatgaacccaattttcagtatgtcatgaatagaacatccaatattgacttctagaccttgaagagagtctggtttattgctaaagaccaatgacttcaaataaccccaccattagactactgtgttaaatcacaacttcttggtggacattcaatttaaaaattccttgtaataatcgaatctccagaCTTTTCTcccaataattcggttgttgcacgtgctgtgtgacACCCAGGACCGTCTTCTTGGAAcaagatgttgtcaagatcagcTTCTTCTATACCACTCTCCATTCACAgcaacggtgtcaccagcttgaTTTCGAAAGAAGTGCGTACAGATGATTCCAACAAACCAAAAACTTCCCCAAACCGTCAATTTTTATGAATGTAATGGTTGctcgcaaagctaatacggctgtgtaaactgacgttgagcaacgcTAAAAGCTCCTTCTGTATCGAGAAGAACCTCTCCGCGCCGTTCTTTACAAAACCagttttcagacaaggtgactctctttcgtgtgactttttcaaccaaCTTCTGTAACATCAACGGCCTTGAcaaccgcaccgttagttctgctttctccagaatggattaggtagcgaaacaaatgggtctagtaatgaacgatggcaagacgaaatacgAACAAACAGTCGGTGCACTCGCgtctaggcacccacgtcactgttgacagtcataacttcgattttgtatataatttcgactatcttggaaccagcatcaataCTGACGCTGTTAgactcgaaatctaacgcagaataacgcttgccaacaggtgttacttcgggcTAAGTTGGCAAATAAGAAGCAAGGGACTTTGCGAACTCGACGCaactcgacgaacaaaaacaaaactgtataagtcactcattattcccgtcctgctatagggtgcagaggcatggacgatgacaacatctgatgagttgacgttgcgagttttcgtgagaaaagttctgcgaaagttttatggtcccttgcgcgttgggcacggcgaatatcacattcgatggaacgaggaGCTGTATGCCAAAGatcagcgaattaaaggacagcggctacgttggctaggtcatgtcatccgtatggacgaaaacactccgctctgaaagtattcgaggcagtactcgccggaggaagcagagaaagaggaagacctccactccgttggaagaaccaggtTAAGAAGGTTagttggaatctccaattagcaTCACcttgcgaaaaaaagaaacgactggcgcgctgttgtttactcggctataaacgtaaaaaaaaagaagaagaatggttactcaaaaataatttgtggatattcttcgcaccagaaacgacagttttgtttatttaccgcaccactcagatgaaagtgagctgatgattttcttaaaaaaatcgttatcgttttcttGTTATTCCAAAGCAagatcagcaaattcacgacgtttacggtggtccaatATCGCCAATTCTTGAgcgagaacaattttatacggatgcaagcccaaatcaTTTCTCAAAATCTACCAGGTCGTGGTGTGAAACAGTCCCAATTATTGATTTATTCGTGGAATCGAGAAATTGCGGTCTTTAGAAAGACTTGTCTggacggcagcaatattttcagttCAAGCAAAGGCTTGAAAAATAGATGAAAAGAGATAAGATTCCACAAGATGCTCAGATTCGTAGATATGATAAGCGTCATGTTTTGAATTTGTTGGCGGTCAACTGGAAAATATTGACAACTTCTGTCATAAATTGTGGCATCATAATTT
This window harbors:
- the LOC126762894 gene encoding cuticle protein 16.5-like, producing the protein MFKLFAVCFLALFAVAFGAAKPGLLAAPLAYSAPLAAAPVAAAYAAPVTTAYSAPLGYTAGYAGYVAPYASSYSAHSIAHSAAFPAAYAAAPVVAAPAPVIAAAPAVAVLRK
- the LOC126762897 gene encoding cuticle protein 38-like; its protein translation is MFKLFAVCFLALFAVAFGAAKPGLLAAPLAYSAPLAAAPVAAAYAAPFAYTAGYAGYVAPYASSYSAHSIAHSAAFPAAYAAAPVVAAPAPVVAAAPAVAVLRK
- the LOC126762890 gene encoding cuticle protein LPCP-23-like, with the translated sequence MFKLFAVCFLALFAVAFGAAKPGLLAAPLAYSAPLAAAPVAAAYAAPVAAAYSAPLAYTAGYAGYVAPYASSYSAHSIAHSAAFPAAYAAAPVVAAPAPVVAAAPAVAVLRK